From one Idiomarina sp. X4 genomic stretch:
- a CDS encoding multifunctional CCA tRNA nucleotidyl transferase/2'3'-cyclic phosphodiesterase/2'nucleotidase/phosphatase, with product MQTYLVGGAVRDKLLGLAVKERDWVVVGATPQQMLDQGFQQVGKDFPVFLHPQTREEYALARTERKNGKGYKGFDVFASPNVTLEDDLVRRDLTINAIAEDEQGQLIDPYGGQHDIEQKTLRHVSPAFEEDPLRVLRVARFAARFKQLGFTIADETHELLAKIAHSGELEALTPERVWLEWEKSLSTGNPDVFLSTLADIGGLNQVLKQFKAKSSNLNRLHKAAQFSESHTELSKPLIFASLFIGESPVEDIPGFCKVLAIPNEYRDAAVLAERNSDFIISTKLPSAEQFAETLQSIDYWRRPEKLQQLLLLRQLEHEATEFSECIVEQNKQLAQAAIKASEVSPQALINEGFTGEQLGLAIKEKRLETLKHELKQTL from the coding sequence GTGCAGACCTATTTAGTCGGCGGTGCCGTTCGCGATAAATTACTGGGGTTAGCCGTTAAAGAGCGCGATTGGGTGGTTGTTGGCGCAACGCCACAACAAATGCTCGACCAGGGCTTCCAGCAAGTGGGAAAAGACTTCCCGGTATTTTTGCACCCACAAACCAGAGAAGAATATGCCCTCGCCCGCACTGAGCGTAAAAATGGCAAAGGCTACAAAGGCTTTGATGTATTCGCTTCACCGAATGTCACTTTAGAAGACGATTTGGTGCGCCGCGACCTTACTATCAATGCCATAGCCGAAGACGAGCAAGGCCAGCTGATCGATCCCTATGGCGGTCAGCATGATATTGAACAGAAAACGCTACGCCACGTGTCACCAGCGTTCGAGGAAGATCCGTTAAGAGTACTTCGCGTTGCCCGCTTTGCCGCGCGTTTTAAGCAGTTAGGCTTCACCATTGCCGATGAAACCCATGAGCTACTGGCCAAGATAGCTCACTCTGGCGAGCTCGAGGCATTGACACCAGAGCGCGTCTGGCTGGAGTGGGAAAAGTCATTAAGCACAGGTAACCCGGACGTATTTCTGAGTACCCTGGCTGATATTGGTGGTTTAAATCAGGTTCTTAAGCAGTTCAAAGCGAAGAGCAGCAATCTCAACCGCTTACACAAGGCGGCTCAATTCAGCGAATCTCACACCGAGCTTTCCAAACCGCTTATTTTTGCGAGTTTGTTTATTGGCGAGTCGCCCGTCGAGGATATCCCCGGCTTTTGCAAAGTATTGGCAATACCCAATGAGTATCGTGATGCCGCTGTGCTTGCTGAGCGAAATAGTGACTTTATTATTTCAACAAAGCTGCCGAGCGCCGAGCAATTTGCTGAAACATTGCAGTCTATTGACTACTGGCGCCGCCCGGAAAAACTGCAACAGCTACTATTGCTGCGTCAGTTAGAGCATGAAGCGACTGAATTTTCAGAATGTATTGTTGAGCAAAACAAGCAACTGGCGCAAGCCGCGATAAAGGCTTCGGAAGTGAGCCCTCAGGCACTGATAAATGAAGGCTTCACCGGCGAACAACTTGGGCTTGCGATAAAAGAAAAGCGACTGGAAACACTTAAGCACGAGCTTAAACAAACTCTTTAA
- a CDS encoding general secretion pathway protein GspB, with translation MSSLLKALKQQQSPLLKNKSVLDSSLIAQDSERTSRLWLIWPLALVLGGATGYAAALWSGVPGADAKVTTSDFSWGEAVSPPKVSWEATPTEPEPSQTSTSNKVEPQAQAQQPVENQREALDLSSVSPELLNRFQEAVEQTGSETEQRISVVPSLSDLSPTFQQRVPEFSYDSHMYRSSSSQRWIELNGQRLYEGDSYQSLNVIRIEPHQVVLALDSNAFSHPALEDWKR, from the coding sequence ATGTCGTCATTACTAAAAGCACTAAAACAGCAACAGTCTCCCCTTTTGAAAAACAAAAGCGTATTAGACAGCTCTCTTATTGCGCAAGACAGCGAACGGACCAGTCGCTTGTGGCTGATTTGGCCGTTGGCACTTGTTTTGGGCGGTGCAACGGGGTATGCAGCCGCATTATGGTCTGGGGTGCCGGGCGCAGATGCTAAAGTGACTACCTCCGACTTCTCGTGGGGAGAGGCGGTTTCTCCTCCGAAAGTGAGCTGGGAAGCAACACCAACAGAGCCGGAACCGTCGCAAACAAGTACGAGTAATAAAGTCGAACCTCAGGCCCAGGCACAGCAGCCAGTGGAGAACCAGCGAGAAGCCTTGGATTTGTCCAGTGTCTCACCTGAACTTCTGAACCGCTTTCAGGAAGCGGTCGAACAAACGGGGAGTGAGACCGAGCAACGTATCAGCGTAGTGCCGTCATTGTCTGACTTATCTCCGACATTTCAGCAGCGAGTACCGGAATTTAGCTACGACAGCCACATGTATCGAAGCAGCTCGAGCCAGCGCTGGATTGAGCTGAATGGTCAGCGACTGTACGAAGGTGACAGCTATCAAAGTTTGAACGTGATTCGTATTGAGCCGCATCAGGTGGTGTTGGCATTAGATTCAAACGCCTTTTCTCACCCGGCTTTAGAAGACTGGAAACGATAG
- the plsY gene encoding glycerol-3-phosphate 1-O-acyltransferase PlsY, with protein MTALTILMILTAYLLGSISSAVLICKLWGLPDPRKEGSGNPGATNVYRVGGKIPALLTLWFDVLKGMVPVWGSYFLGIEPFFLGLIAVAACLGHIFPLYFHFRGGKAVATALGAMFPVAWEMALLLIATWLVVFKISKVSSLAALVTVCLAPFYAYWIKPQYTVPVIMISLLILWRHQSNIVRLTSGQEKGFKRRQ; from the coding sequence ATGACAGCGTTAACCATACTGATGATTCTGACTGCCTACCTCTTAGGCTCTATCAGTAGCGCTGTGCTTATCTGTAAACTATGGGGTTTGCCTGATCCTCGTAAAGAAGGCTCCGGAAACCCCGGGGCGACTAATGTCTATCGGGTCGGTGGCAAAATTCCTGCTTTGCTAACACTCTGGTTTGATGTATTAAAAGGCATGGTGCCGGTTTGGGGCTCGTACTTTTTAGGTATAGAGCCCTTTTTCTTAGGACTGATAGCGGTGGCAGCTTGCCTGGGTCATATTTTTCCGCTGTATTTTCACTTTCGCGGTGGCAAAGCTGTCGCAACAGCATTGGGAGCGATGTTTCCGGTTGCCTGGGAAATGGCGCTACTGCTTATTGCGACGTGGCTTGTGGTCTTCAAAATAAGCAAAGTCTCTTCGCTTGCTGCACTAGTGACTGTTTGTCTGGCGCCTTTTTATGCGTATTGGATAAAACCGCAGTACACTGTGCCGGTTATTATGATTTCTCTGCTAATTTTGTGGCGACATCAATCAAATATCGTGCGCCTGACTTCTGGTCAGGAAAAAGGTTTTAAACGCCGTCAGTAG
- the folK gene encoding 2-amino-4-hydroxy-6-hydroxymethyldihydropteridine diphosphokinase, which translates to MAVVFLGLGSNIDKEQHILSGLRALADSFTYQRRSRVFLSEAVGFKGSDFYNLVVEVTTQLPVEKVLEHCKRIEQENGRKPDSAKYSPRSLDIDVLLYDDMVRKKAPQLPRHEITENAFVLWPLAEIAENRQHPILKKTYGEMWRQYCQQPEQQNLTPLENTDWLKEFV; encoded by the coding sequence GTGGCAGTTGTCTTTTTGGGACTCGGCTCTAATATCGATAAAGAGCAGCATATTTTGTCCGGTTTAAGGGCATTAGCCGATAGCTTTACTTATCAACGGCGCTCTCGTGTTTTTTTGAGCGAGGCGGTAGGTTTTAAGGGTAGTGACTTTTACAACCTTGTCGTGGAAGTCACGACCCAGCTGCCGGTAGAAAAGGTATTAGAGCACTGCAAGCGCATTGAGCAAGAAAACGGACGCAAGCCCGACAGCGCTAAGTACAGCCCCCGCTCGCTAGACATCGACGTGTTGCTTTACGACGATATGGTGCGCAAAAAAGCACCACAGCTGCCACGCCACGAAATAACTGAAAATGCGTTTGTGCTTTGGCCTTTGGCGGAAATAGCCGAAAACAGACAACACCCGATTTTGAAGAAAACTTACGGCGAAATGTGGCGCCAATATTGCCAACAGCCTGAACAGCAAAACTTAACTCCGCTGGAAAACACCGACTGGCTTAAAGAGTTTGTTTAA
- the folB gene encoding dihydroneopterin aldolase has translation MEQADIDVVSIEGLSVDTIIGVYDWEKEKKQTLTLDIQMSWDNQTAAKSDDLNDALDYALVSEKVTQWVAEKPRQLIETVAEGVASLILNEFGVQNVEVKVSKPGAVPNAANVAVTVRRSVFDSPFG, from the coding sequence ATGGAACAAGCGGATATCGATGTGGTTAGCATTGAAGGCCTCAGCGTCGACACAATTATAGGCGTGTACGACTGGGAGAAAGAGAAGAAGCAAACACTCACTTTAGATATTCAAATGAGCTGGGATAACCAAACAGCCGCGAAGTCCGATGACTTGAACGACGCTCTGGATTACGCCTTAGTCAGTGAAAAAGTGACTCAATGGGTTGCCGAAAAACCGCGTCAGTTAATAGAAACTGTAGCCGAGGGGGTTGCCAGCTTAATTCTTAATGAATTTGGTGTACAGAATGTTGAAGTAAAAGTGTCGAAGCCTGGTGCCGTTCCGAACGCTGCGAATGTTGCAGTGACGGTTCGTCGCAGTGTTTTCGACAGTCCGTTCGGATAA
- the proC gene encoding pyrroline-5-carboxylate reductase, whose translation MKDIRNIAFIGAGNMTQSIVGGMCKSGYPADKVWVSNPSDEKLEKMKSELGVNTSNDNLEVVEKADAIVLAVKPQLMSEVCTHLRENVSNLSDKLIITIAAGIRIPKYREYLGESIRIIRVMPNTPSLVGQGMSGLVTDDSVDQADKDFVTEAFNGVGETLWVADEDQLDILGAVAGSGPAYFFEFMDSLAKAATALGFDAEKAREMVQQTCLGAAQMAKESDLSLEDLRKQVTSKGGSTAKGVEAYQESDLHGISDKAVKAAVNRNQEMAKLF comes from the coding sequence ATGAAAGACATTCGCAACATTGCATTTATTGGTGCCGGTAATATGACACAAAGTATTGTCGGTGGTATGTGCAAAAGCGGTTACCCTGCAGACAAAGTCTGGGTCAGTAACCCAAGTGACGAAAAGCTTGAGAAAATGAAATCGGAGCTGGGCGTTAATACCAGCAATGACAACCTGGAAGTGGTCGAAAAAGCGGACGCTATCGTGCTTGCCGTGAAACCTCAGCTGATGTCTGAAGTGTGCACACACTTACGTGAAAACGTCAGCAATTTGAGTGATAAACTTATTATTACTATTGCGGCAGGTATCCGTATTCCGAAGTATCGCGAGTATCTGGGTGAGAGCATTCGCATTATTCGCGTCATGCCAAATACACCATCACTGGTTGGTCAGGGCATGTCAGGTTTAGTGACCGACGACTCAGTCGATCAGGCAGACAAAGACTTTGTCACTGAAGCATTCAACGGTGTTGGTGAAACCCTGTGGGTTGCCGACGAAGACCAGCTAGACATTCTGGGAGCGGTTGCCGGTAGTGGTCCAGCGTATTTCTTCGAATTTATGGACAGCTTGGCAAAAGCAGCCACGGCACTTGGCTTTGATGCCGAGAAAGCTCGCGAGATGGTACAACAAACCTGTTTAGGTGCCGCGCAAATGGCGAAAGAAAGCGACTTGTCGCTGGAAGACTTACGTAAACAAGTCACCAGCAAAGGTGGTTCTACAGCGAAAGGTGTAGAAGCGTACCAAGAGTCGGACTTGCACGGTATTTCAGATAAAGCGGTCAAAGCCGCCGTTAACCGTAATCAGGAAATGGCGAAACTCTTCTAG
- the tsaD gene encoding tRNA (adenosine(37)-N6)-threonylcarbamoyltransferase complex transferase subunit TsaD, which yields MRVLGIETSCDETGIAVYDTEKGLLAHQLYSQVKLHADYGGVVPELASRDHVRKTLPLVKAALQEAGITPKDLDGVAYTKGPGLVGALLVGSCIGRSLAFGWGLPAVGVHHMEGHLLAPMLEDDQPEFPFVALLVSGGHTQLVQVKGIGDYELLGESVDDAAGEAFDKTAKLMGLDYPGGPRLAALAEKGVSDRFTFPRPMTDRPGLNFSFSGLKTFAANTLAANDNSEQTLADIARAFEDAVVDTLLIKCRRALKQTGYKRLVIAGGVSANKHLRAELEKLMRKVNGRVFYPRTEFCTDNGAMIALAGALRLRAGEREALSVKTHPRWPMTDLEPMQVTKPAAATDGV from the coding sequence ATGCGGGTATTAGGTATTGAAACGTCGTGTGACGAGACAGGTATTGCGGTGTATGACACTGAAAAAGGGTTGCTGGCTCATCAGTTGTACTCGCAAGTAAAGCTGCATGCTGATTATGGTGGTGTGGTGCCAGAGCTGGCGTCGCGAGATCACGTACGTAAAACGTTGCCGTTGGTGAAAGCAGCATTGCAGGAAGCGGGTATAACACCGAAAGATTTGGACGGTGTGGCTTATACTAAAGGGCCCGGTCTAGTCGGTGCGTTGTTAGTCGGCTCCTGCATAGGCCGAAGCCTGGCATTTGGATGGGGGCTTCCAGCTGTTGGTGTACACCATATGGAAGGTCATTTGCTGGCGCCTATGTTGGAAGATGATCAACCCGAATTTCCGTTTGTCGCGTTATTAGTGTCAGGCGGACATACTCAATTGGTTCAGGTTAAAGGTATTGGTGATTATGAGTTGCTGGGCGAGTCTGTCGATGACGCTGCTGGTGAAGCCTTTGATAAAACCGCCAAACTGATGGGTCTTGATTACCCTGGTGGCCCCAGACTTGCGGCACTGGCTGAAAAAGGCGTCAGTGATCGTTTCACATTCCCAAGACCGATGACAGACCGCCCCGGTTTGAACTTCTCATTCAGCGGCTTAAAAACCTTCGCAGCAAATACGTTAGCGGCTAATGACAACAGCGAACAAACTCTGGCGGATATTGCCCGGGCATTCGAGGATGCAGTCGTTGATACCTTACTCATTAAATGCCGTCGTGCGTTAAAGCAAACGGGTTATAAGCGACTGGTTATAGCTGGTGGAGTGAGTGCTAACAAACACTTGCGAGCCGAACTCGAAAAGTTAATGAGAAAAGTAAACGGCCGGGTCTTTTATCCTCGCACTGAATTCTGTACCGATAATGGCGCCATGATTGCGCTTGCCGGCGCTTTGCGTTTGCGGGCGGGCGAACGGGAAGCACTGAGCGTTAAGACACATCCGCGCTGGCCAATGACCGACTTAGAACCGATGCAGGTGACCAAACCGGCAGCGGCTACTGACGGCGTTTAA
- a CDS encoding type IV pilus twitching motility protein PilT, whose amino-acid sequence MNVSELLAFSVKQNASDLHLSSGSPPMIRVDGDIRPLNQPMHSAEELKSDLFAIMTESQQDEFNSRFECDFSFEIDGVARFRANVFTQRKGIAAAFRMIPNEVTTLDELEAPASFKDIIDAPRGLVLVTGPTGSGKSTTLAAMVNHINQTRSQHILTIEDPIEFVHDNQKSLVSQREVHRDTRSFSAALRSALREDPDVILVGEMRDLETIRLAMTAAETGHLVLGTLHTTSAPKTIDRIIDVFPGDDKPMIRSMLSESLRAVISQTLLKRIGGGRVAAHEIMVSTPAIKNLIREDKVAQMYSAIQTGAEKGMQTLDQALKKLVSRGDIDAEEARRCAANKEDF is encoded by the coding sequence ATGAATGTTAGCGAATTACTCGCCTTTAGTGTGAAACAAAACGCTTCCGACTTACATTTGTCGTCAGGAAGTCCGCCTATGATAAGAGTGGATGGGGACATTCGTCCTTTAAATCAACCCATGCATTCGGCTGAGGAGTTGAAAAGCGATTTATTTGCGATAATGACCGAGTCGCAGCAGGATGAGTTTAATTCGCGCTTTGAATGTGACTTTTCTTTTGAAATAGATGGCGTTGCACGTTTCCGTGCCAATGTTTTTACGCAGCGAAAAGGCATTGCTGCCGCGTTTCGAATGATTCCAAATGAAGTCACAACGCTGGATGAGTTGGAAGCTCCGGCAAGCTTTAAGGACATTATTGATGCGCCCCGTGGTTTGGTGTTGGTAACTGGACCAACCGGCTCAGGTAAATCAACAACCTTAGCGGCGATGGTGAATCATATTAACCAGACTCGTTCACAGCATATTTTAACCATTGAAGACCCTATTGAGTTTGTGCATGACAACCAGAAAAGTCTGGTGAGTCAACGTGAGGTGCATCGCGATACTCGTAGTTTTAGTGCGGCGTTACGCTCCGCTTTGCGGGAAGACCCGGATGTGATTCTGGTGGGCGAAATGCGCGATCTCGAAACCATTCGCTTGGCGATGACCGCTGCTGAAACCGGACACCTAGTGTTAGGCACGCTGCATACGACATCAGCGCCGAAAACCATTGACCGTATTATTGATGTGTTTCCGGGGGATGACAAACCGATGATTCGCTCAATGTTATCGGAGTCTTTGAGAGCTGTTATTTCACAAACCTTGTTGAAACGCATTGGCGGTGGCCGTGTGGCAGCGCATGAAATTATGGTATCGACGCCAGCTATTAAAAACCTGATTCGTGAAGACAAAGTGGCGCAAATGTACTCAGCTATTCAAACCGGTGCTGAGAAGGGAATGCAAACTCTGGATCAAGCCCTCAAGAAATTGGTGTCACGTGGCGATATAGACGCAGAGGAGGCGCGTCGCTGCGCTGCAAATAAAGAGGACTTCTGA
- a CDS encoding phosphodiesterase, translating into MITQLILGVSLLFFAAASQAQQSTRVAFGCCMDHSSRQEVWDAVNHAQPEVFVFLGNTLDVEADDMDDLLDAYDVFNRFRGPRVLRRGSAVMSVWNKTDYSIDGHGGKNNPQRYAVRNHFLTFWREPATSERLFQEHGIAKSVIFGNEPQRVQVIVLDGRWNRDELEQVDWMERQTRRFNADLGPYQPNRAGDLLGSKQWQWLKEQLQKPAEVRILFSATPVLAPANGYDSWSMFPKAQDRLKSVLQELQPSGLILGVGDRLFGEFSKADDYLPYPLWQVTAGSINLGSDTPYSSVYRDGQAYEDSRYGQIEVIWKEQPELVLTLRDVDGRPLDSRRLPLSELQAN; encoded by the coding sequence ATGATTACTCAGCTAATACTGGGCGTTTCACTGTTGTTCTTTGCCGCAGCAAGCCAGGCTCAGCAGAGCACTCGTGTGGCTTTTGGTTGTTGTATGGACCACAGCAGTCGGCAAGAAGTTTGGGATGCGGTAAATCATGCGCAGCCAGAGGTTTTCGTGTTTCTCGGTAATACATTAGATGTTGAAGCGGATGACATGGATGACTTGCTTGACGCTTATGACGTCTTTAACCGCTTCCGTGGGCCTCGAGTGCTGCGGCGCGGTTCAGCAGTGATGTCGGTTTGGAATAAAACCGACTACAGCATTGATGGTCATGGAGGTAAGAACAATCCTCAACGTTACGCAGTACGCAACCACTTTTTGACCTTTTGGCGGGAGCCGGCAACCTCTGAGCGACTGTTTCAGGAACATGGTATTGCGAAAAGCGTTATTTTTGGCAATGAGCCGCAACGGGTACAGGTCATTGTGCTCGATGGTCGCTGGAACCGTGACGAGTTAGAGCAAGTCGATTGGATGGAGCGACAAACGCGCCGCTTTAATGCTGACCTGGGACCTTATCAACCGAACCGAGCGGGCGACTTGCTTGGCAGTAAGCAATGGCAATGGTTGAAAGAGCAGCTGCAAAAGCCTGCTGAAGTGAGAATTTTATTCAGTGCGACGCCAGTACTTGCACCGGCCAACGGTTACGATAGCTGGTCAATGTTTCCTAAAGCGCAGGACAGATTGAAGTCTGTTCTGCAAGAGTTGCAGCCGTCGGGACTCATCCTCGGTGTTGGTGATCGCTTGTTTGGCGAGTTTTCAAAGGCTGATGATTATTTGCCGTACCCGCTTTGGCAGGTCACTGCCGGCAGTATTAACTTAGGGAGCGACACTCCTTATTCGTCCGTATACAGAGACGGACAAGCTTATGAAGATAGTCGTTATGGTCAAATAGAGGTGATTTGGAAAGAGCAGCCGGAACTGGTTTTAACGCTCCGTGACGTTGATGGCCGGCCGCTCGATAGTCGTCGCTTACCTCTTAGTGAACTGCAGGCAAACTAG
- a CDS encoding ExeA family protein translates to MYQNYFGLQAEPFSIAPDPNYLYLSERHQEALAHLTQGLQGSGGFILLTGEVGTGKTTVSRALIEQLPESTETAFILNPMLNEDELLASLCDEFGIRYQKRSATRKVLTDKLSQFLLKANEDGQQCVVLIDEAQHLRPQVLEQLRLLTNLETHNKKLLRVILIGQPELQDLLRRQELRQLAQRITARYHLLPLTEQDTQRYIAYRLQVAGANRPLFTAAAAKRAHQLTQGIPRLLNLYCDRALLAAYTDSSPEVKPAHLNQAAIELDGPSKRGKPNKTKALSVAGSLLLFAVAAVATFWYSSPSPKPVKITNDYASAQQLASVWGLPEPPESEPFCQWVEQYDLACARMNQTLQQLKSINYPALLYRKDSSPLLMTTETPTTTDGWTGEFLLLYQQAPAETAEDKQEWIREQLKRHLPEQLHDADSSSQFRELQLSNGLKVTGTLDAATLAWLASRASNFGPRLKGGE, encoded by the coding sequence ATGTATCAAAACTATTTTGGTTTGCAGGCAGAGCCCTTCTCCATAGCGCCAGACCCTAATTACCTTTACCTGAGTGAACGGCATCAGGAGGCGTTAGCTCATCTGACTCAAGGCTTGCAAGGCAGTGGCGGTTTTATCTTATTAACCGGCGAAGTCGGCACGGGCAAAACAACAGTGTCACGGGCGCTTATTGAGCAGTTACCTGAGTCGACCGAAACGGCCTTTATTCTGAACCCCATGCTGAATGAGGACGAGCTGCTGGCCAGCTTGTGTGACGAGTTCGGTATTCGTTACCAAAAGCGCTCGGCAACAAGAAAAGTGCTGACGGATAAGCTCAGCCAGTTTTTGCTAAAAGCCAATGAAGACGGACAGCAATGTGTGGTGCTTATTGACGAGGCGCAGCACTTAAGACCGCAGGTGTTAGAGCAGTTGCGGCTGCTGACCAACCTGGAAACACACAATAAAAAGCTATTACGCGTTATTCTTATTGGGCAGCCTGAGCTTCAGGATTTGTTGCGTCGTCAGGAGTTAAGGCAATTAGCTCAGCGAATTACGGCGCGCTATCACTTATTGCCTCTTACTGAACAAGATACACAGCGTTATATTGCCTATCGATTGCAAGTCGCAGGCGCAAACCGACCATTGTTTACGGCGGCTGCGGCAAAAAGAGCACATCAGCTGACACAAGGTATTCCGAGGCTTTTAAACCTGTATTGCGACAGGGCTCTGCTGGCTGCCTATACCGATTCGTCACCAGAGGTAAAGCCTGCTCATTTGAACCAGGCGGCTATTGAACTGGACGGTCCATCGAAAAGGGGAAAGCCGAACAAGACAAAGGCACTTTCTGTCGCAGGGAGTTTGTTACTTTTTGCGGTGGCGGCAGTTGCGACGTTTTGGTACAGCTCACCTTCACCAAAACCTGTGAAAATTACGAATGATTATGCGTCGGCGCAACAGCTCGCCAGTGTTTGGGGACTGCCCGAACCACCAGAATCAGAGCCTTTTTGCCAGTGGGTTGAACAGTATGACTTAGCCTGTGCCCGAATGAACCAAACTTTGCAACAGCTGAAAAGTATTAATTATCCGGCCTTGTTGTATCGCAAGGACTCTTCTCCATTATTAATGACAACCGAGACGCCGACAACGACTGACGGCTGGACGGGAGAATTTTTACTGCTCTACCAACAAGCTCCGGCCGAAACCGCGGAAGATAAGCAAGAGTGGATTAGAGAGCAGTTAAAACGTCATTTACCGGAACAGCTGCACGATGCAGACTCGTCCAGCCAGTTTCGAGAGCTCCAACTTAGCAACGGATTAAAAGTTACCGGGACGCTTGATGCTGCAACGTTGGCGTGGTTAGCATCGAGAGCTTCCAACTTCGGTCCAAGATTAAAGGGGGGCGAATAA
- a CDS encoding YggS family pyridoxal phosphate-dependent enzyme codes for MTIKVSEKIQNNLVNLRQQLKILGEESSDKQPVELLAVSKKHSIDAVKAAAEADQVHFGENYVQEGVEKIQQLKAEGFNQLQWHFIGPLQSNKTKDVAEHFDWVQSIEREKIARRLNEQRPSDKPPLNVLLQVNIDDDDNKSGLSADDVENLARFVSNCENLKLRGLMTILKAGTSEQERRDSFSKMRQLYQQLKAVYGEQIDTLSMGMSGDMRQAVLEGANMVRIGTAIFGQRES; via the coding sequence ATGACTATTAAGGTATCAGAAAAAATACAAAATAACCTTGTTAACCTCCGTCAGCAATTAAAGATATTAGGCGAGGAGTCTAGTGACAAACAACCTGTTGAGTTGCTGGCTGTCAGCAAGAAGCATTCCATTGATGCTGTTAAAGCAGCGGCAGAAGCAGACCAAGTACACTTTGGTGAAAACTACGTTCAAGAAGGCGTCGAAAAAATTCAGCAGCTAAAAGCCGAAGGCTTTAACCAGTTACAGTGGCACTTCATTGGTCCGTTGCAGTCCAATAAAACGAAAGACGTTGCTGAACATTTTGACTGGGTACAAAGCATTGAGCGAGAAAAAATAGCCCGACGCCTGAACGAGCAGCGCCCCTCAGACAAACCGCCGTTAAACGTATTACTGCAAGTAAATATTGATGACGATGATAACAAATCGGGGTTATCGGCAGATGATGTTGAGAACCTGGCACGCTTTGTCAGTAACTGCGAAAACTTGAAGCTCAGAGGGCTAATGACCATTTTAAAAGCCGGAACCTCGGAGCAGGAGCGTAGAGATAGCTTTTCGAAAATGCGCCAGCTATACCAGCAACTGAAAGCGGTGTACGGCGAGCAAATTGACACACTCTCGATGGGAATGAGCGGCGATATGCGACAAGCCGTGCTAGAGGGTGCTAATATGGTACGTATTGGAACAGCAATTTTTGGACAACGGGAGTCATAA